The following coding sequences are from one Osmia bicornis bicornis chromosome 2, iOsmBic2.1, whole genome shotgun sequence window:
- the LOC114871459 gene encoding amyloid beta A4 precursor protein-binding family B member 1-interacting protein-like isoform X1, translating to MLCGTFRKKRRHPGDEYRLVRSNTMPRILATKEGSLVSVRRTKSSRVARSPQLRDLLQMGLDNVSSATLRPFNSDINTPRIDSYRFSMANLEDSQDVDLDAILGELCALERRCDGDIAATPAPDSQRQGRPNSTRITAADNTDIGKNEGAMRTDSPDNDSAFSDTVSMLSSESSASSSGSGHKPPQTAMHTAPQQQSHQLMDAASRVKAEKIRLALEKIREASVQKLFIKAFTLDGSGKSLLVDEGMSVAHVCRLLADKNHVPMDPKWAVVEHLPDLFMERVYEDHELLVENLLLWTRDSKNKLLFVERPEKTQLFLTPERFLLGPSDRSSGEYDDHSRNILLEEFFSSSNVGVPEVEGPLYLKSDSKKGWKRYHFILRASGLYYWPKEKARTARDLVCLATFDVNQIYYGIGWKKKYKAPTDFCFAVKHPRLQQPKSTKYIKFLCAEDNASLERWMVGIRVAKYGRQLMENYRTLVDELAQEDLDILAHARSCSVSSIAVPAQNQTQYNTINDNARQFTENFRHNVEVAITRQYDGQRQIYNSEQRQSYNNDGRLSRASSSSSSGCLSDGAPSSCEVAFECGEFPTGTIKRKPSMNPKLPLTSITRQLKEVGETVRDEPDSCPSPTSSGSGTLTRRHSRRRSGTDSDGSGTLKRHHRSGNATPVSPVPPGTPVRERASPMGYSRSESQESKTPTSPIPTCMMDSITSLPPPPSPSRVAEETESDNEPLPPPPPEMFRSNLSLDSLPPPPAPGELPMCNTPELTGSSLSLASLPPPPSPLVGETGTIRRARPKQSTPTNSITPEGTPTHAPSRSTNNQQMYSTTNNLQNNSNSQNYNTNSQNVLHINNTANSMASPHSSYPGSNASTPTYAPSSPNFTSPPPFVPPPAYGTQQHNSSSLSRQNSKVESLYGTHPGVHQHNSTVQPIRPNPNMDTVRRSAMKQGSGHYAAPPYLAELKAASSPQPQRRVTIQEPPTSPKSKTGTGKKITFNLPPQQEPGSPALPQRKPMPPRRSDSTRLTSPKKLAASDQAPPGDFLKDLQRVMRKKWQVAQKCKLDSTTTPHEVLGFRDPPPAVADYRETNVSNWVQEHYGADNLYENVYATDPHAPVEYASSPARQATVRFADENRSINIVNAIASKRRPPPPPPKRAETTHLTTTRAMH from the exons GGTCTGGACAATGTGAGCTCAGCGACCCTCAGGCCTTTCAACTCGGACATCAACACACCGAGAATTGACAGCTATAGGTTCTCGATGGCGAACCTTGAAG ATTCTCAGGATGTCGATCTCGACGCGATCCTCGGCGAATTGTGCGCTTTGGAGCGCCGATGCGACGGTGACATCGCGGCCACACCTGCTCCCGATTCGCAGAGACAGGGACGACCAAACAGCACAAGGATCACCGCTGCTGACAATACCGACATCGGTAAAAACGAAGGAG CTATGCGGACCGATAGTCCTGACAATGACAGTGCGTTCTCGGACACGGTGTCGATGTTGTCCAGCGAGAGTTCCGCGAGTAGCAGCGGTTCCGGTCACAAACCTCCTCAGACCGCCATGCACACAGCCCCACAACAGCAGTCCCATCAGCTTATGG ACGCTGCTAGCAGAGTCAAGGCAGAGAAGATCCGCTTGGCATTGGAGAAGATACGCGAGGCCAGCGTTCAGAAACTCTTCATCAAAGCGTTCACTTTAGACGGCAGTGGCAAAAGTTTGCTCGTAGACGAAGGAATGAGCGTGGCTCATGTATGCAGGTTACTCGCCGACAAAAATCACGTGCCAATGGATCCAAAATGGGCGGTGGTCGAGCATCTTCCCGATCTTTTCATGG AAAGGGTATACGAAGACCATGAGCTGCTAGTGGAAAATCTTCTACTGTGGACGAGAGACTCGAAGAACAAGCTGCTGTTTGTGGAGAGGCCAGAAAAAACACAATTGTTCCTCACTCCAGAGAGATTCCTTTTAGGTCCGTCAGACAGGAGCAGTGGAGAATACGATGATCATTCTCGTAATATTCTTCTGGAGGAATTCTTTTCTAGCAGCAACGTTGGAGTTCCAGAG GTCGAGGGACCGCTGTACCTAAAATCGGACAGCAAAAAGGGCTGGAAAAGGTACCACTTCATCCTGCGGGCATCCGGCCTCTACTATTGGCCGAAGGAGAAAGCTCGCACGGCTCGTGATCTCGTTTGTTTGGCTACATTCGACGTGAATCAAATTTATTACGGTATCGGCTGGAAGAAGAAATACAAAGCCCCGACAGATTTCTGTTTCGCCGTGAAGCACCCCAGGTTACAGCAACCTAAATCGACCAAGTACATCAAGTTCCTCTGTGCGGAGGATAACGCGTCCTTGGAACGATGGATGGTCGGGATAAGAGTGGCCAAATACGGAAGACAATTGATGGAGAACTATAGAACCCTGGTCGACGAGCTCGCCCAAGAGGATCTCGATATATTGGCCCATGCCAGATCATGCTCCGTTAGCTCGATCGCTGTGCCAGCTCAGAATCAGACACAGTACAATACCATCAACGATAATGCTCGTCAATTCACGGAAAACTTCAGGCACAACGTGGAGGTGGCTATTACCAGACAATACGATGGCCAGAGGCAAATTTACAATTCTGAACAACGACAGAGTTATAACAATGATGGGAGACTGAGCAGAGCTAGCAGCTCCAGCTCCAGCGGATGTCTGTCTGATGGAGCGCCTAGCAGTTGCGAG GTAGCTTTCGAATGTGGCGAATTTCCAACGGGAACCATCAAAAGGAAACCTTCGATGAATCCAAAACTACCCCTTACATCTATAACGAGACAGTTGAAGGAAGTTGGAGAGACAGTTCGTGACGAGCCGGATTCCTGTCCAAGTCCAACGAGTTCCGGTTCTGGAACGTTAACCAGAAGGCATAGTCGAAGAAGAAGTGGTACCGACTCGGATGGGTCTGGAACGTTGAAGAGACACCATCGATCCGGAAACGCGACTCCGGTCAGTCCTGTACCTCCTGGTACACCAGTTAGAGAGCGAGCGAGTCCCATGGGATATAGTAGGTCGGAGAGTCAGGAATCGAAAACGCCTACCAGCCCGATACCAACTTGTATG ATGGATTCGATCACTTCCTTACCGCCACCGCCATCGCCGTCGAGAGTAGCCGAGGAAACAGAATCGGACAACGAGCCACTTCCTCCACCTCCGCCGGAAATGTTCCGATCGAATCTCTCTCTGGATTCATTGCCACCTCCTCCAGCTCCCGGTGAGCTTCCAATGTGCAATACTCCAGAACTCACCGGTTCTTCGTTGAGCCTGGCGTCCCTTCCGCCACCTCCGAGTCCTTTGGTGGGCGAAACAGGAACCATTCGGCGTGCACGACCGAAACAGTCCACCCCAACGAACTCCATCACTCCCGAGGGTACTCCAACGCATGCTCCATCAAGATCTACGAACAATCAGCAGATGTACTCGACTACGAACAACTTGCAGAACAACTCGAACAGCCAGAACTATAACACGAACTCACAGAACGTTCTTCACATAAACAACACTGCAAATTCAATGGCCTCACCGCACAGTTCCTATCCAGGATCCAACGCGAGCACACCGACCTACGCTCCGAGCTCGCCAAACTTCACTTCGCCTCCGCCATTCGTTCCTCCGCCAGCATACGGCACGCAACAGCACAACAGTTCCAGCCTCAGCAGACAAAACTCCAAGGTGGAGTCGCTGTACGGAACCCACCCAGGCGTTCACCAACACAACTCCACGGTGCAACCCATCAGGCCAAACCCGAACATGGACACCGTGCGACGAAGTGCCATGAAGCAAGGCTCGGGGCACTACGCGGCTCCGCCTTATCTAGCTGAGCTGAAAGCCGCTTCCAGCCCTCAGCCCCAACGCAGGGTGACCATCCAGGAACCACCCACCTCGCCGAAATCGAAGACGGGCACCGGTAAGAAGATCACGTTCAATCTTCCACCTCAGCAGGAACCGGGAAGTCCAGCTCTGCCCCAGAGGAAACCTATGCCACCGAGAAGATCGGACAGCACGAGGCTCACGTCTCCCAAGAAGCTCGCCGCATCCGACCAAGCGCCTCCCGGTGACTTCCTGAAGGATCTCCAGAGAGTGATGAGGAAAAAATGGCAGGTAGCTCAGAAGTGTAAGCTAGATTCCACCACTACCCCGCACGAGGTCCTCGGATTCCGTGATCCACCGCCTGCAGTGGCTGATTACAGAGAGACCAACGTTTCGAACTGGGTCCAGGAACACTACGGAGCTGATAACTTATACGAGAATGTCTATGCAACGGATCCACACGCACCTGTGGAGTACGCGTCCAGTCCGGCCAGGCAAGCGACCGTCAGGTTTGCCGACGAGAATCGCAGCATCAACATCGTGAACGCGATCGCCAGCAAGAGAAgaccaccaccaccgcctccgaaaagggcGGAGACCACGCATCTGACCACGACCAGGGCGATGCACTGA
- the LOC114871459 gene encoding amyloid beta A4 precursor protein-binding family B member 1-interacting protein-like isoform X3, which produces MERYEEEGEDSDNETDPEQLLNEWLGELDSLTVGLDNVSSATLRPFNSDINTPRIDSYRFSMANLEDSQDVDLDAILGELCALERRCDGDIAATPAPDSQRQGRPNSTRITAADNTDIGKNEGAMRTDSPDNDSAFSDTVSMLSSESSASSSGSGHKPPQTAMHTAPQQQSHQLMDAASRVKAEKIRLALEKIREASVQKLFIKAFTLDGSGKSLLVDEGMSVAHVCRLLADKNHVPMDPKWAVVEHLPDLFMERVYEDHELLVENLLLWTRDSKNKLLFVERPEKTQLFLTPERFLLGPSDRSSGEYDDHSRNILLEEFFSSSNVGVPEVEGPLYLKSDSKKGWKRYHFILRASGLYYWPKEKARTARDLVCLATFDVNQIYYGIGWKKKYKAPTDFCFAVKHPRLQQPKSTKYIKFLCAEDNASLERWMVGIRVAKYGRQLMENYRTLVDELAQEDLDILAHARSCSVSSIAVPAQNQTQYNTINDNARQFTENFRHNVEVAITRQYDGQRQIYNSEQRQSYNNDGRLSRASSSSSSGCLSDGAPSSCEVAFECGEFPTGTIKRKPSMNPKLPLTSITRQLKEVGETVRDEPDSCPSPTSSGSGTLTRRHSRRRSGTDSDGSGTLKRHHRSGNATPVSPVPPGTPVRERASPMGYSRSESQESKTPTSPIPTCMMDSITSLPPPPSPSRVAEETESDNEPLPPPPPEMFRSNLSLDSLPPPPAPGELPMCNTPELTGSSLSLASLPPPPSPLVGETGTIRRARPKQSTPTNSITPEGTPTHAPSRSTNNQQMYSTTNNLQNNSNSQNYNTNSQNVLHINNTANSMASPHSSYPGSNASTPTYAPSSPNFTSPPPFVPPPAYGTQQHNSSSLSRQNSKVESLYGTHPGVHQHNSTVQPIRPNPNMDTVRRSAMKQGSGHYAAPPYLAELKAASSPQPQRRVTIQEPPTSPKSKTGTGKKITFNLPPQQEPGSPALPQRKPMPPRRSDSTRLTSPKKLAASDQAPPGDFLKDLQRVMRKKWQVAQKCKLDSTTTPHEVLGFRDPPPAVADYRETNVSNWVQEHYGADNLYENVYATDPHAPVEYASSPARQATVRFADENRSINIVNAIASKRRPPPPPPKRAETTHLTTTRAMH; this is translated from the exons GGTCTGGACAATGTGAGCTCAGCGACCCTCAGGCCTTTCAACTCGGACATCAACACACCGAGAATTGACAGCTATAGGTTCTCGATGGCGAACCTTGAAG ATTCTCAGGATGTCGATCTCGACGCGATCCTCGGCGAATTGTGCGCTTTGGAGCGCCGATGCGACGGTGACATCGCGGCCACACCTGCTCCCGATTCGCAGAGACAGGGACGACCAAACAGCACAAGGATCACCGCTGCTGACAATACCGACATCGGTAAAAACGAAGGAG CTATGCGGACCGATAGTCCTGACAATGACAGTGCGTTCTCGGACACGGTGTCGATGTTGTCCAGCGAGAGTTCCGCGAGTAGCAGCGGTTCCGGTCACAAACCTCCTCAGACCGCCATGCACACAGCCCCACAACAGCAGTCCCATCAGCTTATGG ACGCTGCTAGCAGAGTCAAGGCAGAGAAGATCCGCTTGGCATTGGAGAAGATACGCGAGGCCAGCGTTCAGAAACTCTTCATCAAAGCGTTCACTTTAGACGGCAGTGGCAAAAGTTTGCTCGTAGACGAAGGAATGAGCGTGGCTCATGTATGCAGGTTACTCGCCGACAAAAATCACGTGCCAATGGATCCAAAATGGGCGGTGGTCGAGCATCTTCCCGATCTTTTCATGG AAAGGGTATACGAAGACCATGAGCTGCTAGTGGAAAATCTTCTACTGTGGACGAGAGACTCGAAGAACAAGCTGCTGTTTGTGGAGAGGCCAGAAAAAACACAATTGTTCCTCACTCCAGAGAGATTCCTTTTAGGTCCGTCAGACAGGAGCAGTGGAGAATACGATGATCATTCTCGTAATATTCTTCTGGAGGAATTCTTTTCTAGCAGCAACGTTGGAGTTCCAGAG GTCGAGGGACCGCTGTACCTAAAATCGGACAGCAAAAAGGGCTGGAAAAGGTACCACTTCATCCTGCGGGCATCCGGCCTCTACTATTGGCCGAAGGAGAAAGCTCGCACGGCTCGTGATCTCGTTTGTTTGGCTACATTCGACGTGAATCAAATTTATTACGGTATCGGCTGGAAGAAGAAATACAAAGCCCCGACAGATTTCTGTTTCGCCGTGAAGCACCCCAGGTTACAGCAACCTAAATCGACCAAGTACATCAAGTTCCTCTGTGCGGAGGATAACGCGTCCTTGGAACGATGGATGGTCGGGATAAGAGTGGCCAAATACGGAAGACAATTGATGGAGAACTATAGAACCCTGGTCGACGAGCTCGCCCAAGAGGATCTCGATATATTGGCCCATGCCAGATCATGCTCCGTTAGCTCGATCGCTGTGCCAGCTCAGAATCAGACACAGTACAATACCATCAACGATAATGCTCGTCAATTCACGGAAAACTTCAGGCACAACGTGGAGGTGGCTATTACCAGACAATACGATGGCCAGAGGCAAATTTACAATTCTGAACAACGACAGAGTTATAACAATGATGGGAGACTGAGCAGAGCTAGCAGCTCCAGCTCCAGCGGATGTCTGTCTGATGGAGCGCCTAGCAGTTGCGAG GTAGCTTTCGAATGTGGCGAATTTCCAACGGGAACCATCAAAAGGAAACCTTCGATGAATCCAAAACTACCCCTTACATCTATAACGAGACAGTTGAAGGAAGTTGGAGAGACAGTTCGTGACGAGCCGGATTCCTGTCCAAGTCCAACGAGTTCCGGTTCTGGAACGTTAACCAGAAGGCATAGTCGAAGAAGAAGTGGTACCGACTCGGATGGGTCTGGAACGTTGAAGAGACACCATCGATCCGGAAACGCGACTCCGGTCAGTCCTGTACCTCCTGGTACACCAGTTAGAGAGCGAGCGAGTCCCATGGGATATAGTAGGTCGGAGAGTCAGGAATCGAAAACGCCTACCAGCCCGATACCAACTTGTATG ATGGATTCGATCACTTCCTTACCGCCACCGCCATCGCCGTCGAGAGTAGCCGAGGAAACAGAATCGGACAACGAGCCACTTCCTCCACCTCCGCCGGAAATGTTCCGATCGAATCTCTCTCTGGATTCATTGCCACCTCCTCCAGCTCCCGGTGAGCTTCCAATGTGCAATACTCCAGAACTCACCGGTTCTTCGTTGAGCCTGGCGTCCCTTCCGCCACCTCCGAGTCCTTTGGTGGGCGAAACAGGAACCATTCGGCGTGCACGACCGAAACAGTCCACCCCAACGAACTCCATCACTCCCGAGGGTACTCCAACGCATGCTCCATCAAGATCTACGAACAATCAGCAGATGTACTCGACTACGAACAACTTGCAGAACAACTCGAACAGCCAGAACTATAACACGAACTCACAGAACGTTCTTCACATAAACAACACTGCAAATTCAATGGCCTCACCGCACAGTTCCTATCCAGGATCCAACGCGAGCACACCGACCTACGCTCCGAGCTCGCCAAACTTCACTTCGCCTCCGCCATTCGTTCCTCCGCCAGCATACGGCACGCAACAGCACAACAGTTCCAGCCTCAGCAGACAAAACTCCAAGGTGGAGTCGCTGTACGGAACCCACCCAGGCGTTCACCAACACAACTCCACGGTGCAACCCATCAGGCCAAACCCGAACATGGACACCGTGCGACGAAGTGCCATGAAGCAAGGCTCGGGGCACTACGCGGCTCCGCCTTATCTAGCTGAGCTGAAAGCCGCTTCCAGCCCTCAGCCCCAACGCAGGGTGACCATCCAGGAACCACCCACCTCGCCGAAATCGAAGACGGGCACCGGTAAGAAGATCACGTTCAATCTTCCACCTCAGCAGGAACCGGGAAGTCCAGCTCTGCCCCAGAGGAAACCTATGCCACCGAGAAGATCGGACAGCACGAGGCTCACGTCTCCCAAGAAGCTCGCCGCATCCGACCAAGCGCCTCCCGGTGACTTCCTGAAGGATCTCCAGAGAGTGATGAGGAAAAAATGGCAGGTAGCTCAGAAGTGTAAGCTAGATTCCACCACTACCCCGCACGAGGTCCTCGGATTCCGTGATCCACCGCCTGCAGTGGCTGATTACAGAGAGACCAACGTTTCGAACTGGGTCCAGGAACACTACGGAGCTGATAACTTATACGAGAATGTCTATGCAACGGATCCACACGCACCTGTGGAGTACGCGTCCAGTCCGGCCAGGCAAGCGACCGTCAGGTTTGCCGACGAGAATCGCAGCATCAACATCGTGAACGCGATCGCCAGCAAGAGAAgaccaccaccaccgcctccgaaaagggcGGAGACCACGCATCTGACCACGACCAGGGCGATGCACTGA
- the LOC114871459 gene encoding amyloid beta A4 precursor protein-binding family B member 1-interacting protein-like isoform X2, giving the protein MDWIRRQDIKEESPETPTALTPDEPDECYFEEDTSIDEGMGLDNVSSATLRPFNSDINTPRIDSYRFSMANLEDSQDVDLDAILGELCALERRCDGDIAATPAPDSQRQGRPNSTRITAADNTDIGKNEGAMRTDSPDNDSAFSDTVSMLSSESSASSSGSGHKPPQTAMHTAPQQQSHQLMDAASRVKAEKIRLALEKIREASVQKLFIKAFTLDGSGKSLLVDEGMSVAHVCRLLADKNHVPMDPKWAVVEHLPDLFMERVYEDHELLVENLLLWTRDSKNKLLFVERPEKTQLFLTPERFLLGPSDRSSGEYDDHSRNILLEEFFSSSNVGVPEVEGPLYLKSDSKKGWKRYHFILRASGLYYWPKEKARTARDLVCLATFDVNQIYYGIGWKKKYKAPTDFCFAVKHPRLQQPKSTKYIKFLCAEDNASLERWMVGIRVAKYGRQLMENYRTLVDELAQEDLDILAHARSCSVSSIAVPAQNQTQYNTINDNARQFTENFRHNVEVAITRQYDGQRQIYNSEQRQSYNNDGRLSRASSSSSSGCLSDGAPSSCEVAFECGEFPTGTIKRKPSMNPKLPLTSITRQLKEVGETVRDEPDSCPSPTSSGSGTLTRRHSRRRSGTDSDGSGTLKRHHRSGNATPVSPVPPGTPVRERASPMGYSRSESQESKTPTSPIPTCMMDSITSLPPPPSPSRVAEETESDNEPLPPPPPEMFRSNLSLDSLPPPPAPGELPMCNTPELTGSSLSLASLPPPPSPLVGETGTIRRARPKQSTPTNSITPEGTPTHAPSRSTNNQQMYSTTNNLQNNSNSQNYNTNSQNVLHINNTANSMASPHSSYPGSNASTPTYAPSSPNFTSPPPFVPPPAYGTQQHNSSSLSRQNSKVESLYGTHPGVHQHNSTVQPIRPNPNMDTVRRSAMKQGSGHYAAPPYLAELKAASSPQPQRRVTIQEPPTSPKSKTGTGKKITFNLPPQQEPGSPALPQRKPMPPRRSDSTRLTSPKKLAASDQAPPGDFLKDLQRVMRKKWQVAQKCKLDSTTTPHEVLGFRDPPPAVADYRETNVSNWVQEHYGADNLYENVYATDPHAPVEYASSPARQATVRFADENRSINIVNAIASKRRPPPPPPKRAETTHLTTTRAMH; this is encoded by the exons GGTCTGGACAATGTGAGCTCAGCGACCCTCAGGCCTTTCAACTCGGACATCAACACACCGAGAATTGACAGCTATAGGTTCTCGATGGCGAACCTTGAAG ATTCTCAGGATGTCGATCTCGACGCGATCCTCGGCGAATTGTGCGCTTTGGAGCGCCGATGCGACGGTGACATCGCGGCCACACCTGCTCCCGATTCGCAGAGACAGGGACGACCAAACAGCACAAGGATCACCGCTGCTGACAATACCGACATCGGTAAAAACGAAGGAG CTATGCGGACCGATAGTCCTGACAATGACAGTGCGTTCTCGGACACGGTGTCGATGTTGTCCAGCGAGAGTTCCGCGAGTAGCAGCGGTTCCGGTCACAAACCTCCTCAGACCGCCATGCACACAGCCCCACAACAGCAGTCCCATCAGCTTATGG ACGCTGCTAGCAGAGTCAAGGCAGAGAAGATCCGCTTGGCATTGGAGAAGATACGCGAGGCCAGCGTTCAGAAACTCTTCATCAAAGCGTTCACTTTAGACGGCAGTGGCAAAAGTTTGCTCGTAGACGAAGGAATGAGCGTGGCTCATGTATGCAGGTTACTCGCCGACAAAAATCACGTGCCAATGGATCCAAAATGGGCGGTGGTCGAGCATCTTCCCGATCTTTTCATGG AAAGGGTATACGAAGACCATGAGCTGCTAGTGGAAAATCTTCTACTGTGGACGAGAGACTCGAAGAACAAGCTGCTGTTTGTGGAGAGGCCAGAAAAAACACAATTGTTCCTCACTCCAGAGAGATTCCTTTTAGGTCCGTCAGACAGGAGCAGTGGAGAATACGATGATCATTCTCGTAATATTCTTCTGGAGGAATTCTTTTCTAGCAGCAACGTTGGAGTTCCAGAG GTCGAGGGACCGCTGTACCTAAAATCGGACAGCAAAAAGGGCTGGAAAAGGTACCACTTCATCCTGCGGGCATCCGGCCTCTACTATTGGCCGAAGGAGAAAGCTCGCACGGCTCGTGATCTCGTTTGTTTGGCTACATTCGACGTGAATCAAATTTATTACGGTATCGGCTGGAAGAAGAAATACAAAGCCCCGACAGATTTCTGTTTCGCCGTGAAGCACCCCAGGTTACAGCAACCTAAATCGACCAAGTACATCAAGTTCCTCTGTGCGGAGGATAACGCGTCCTTGGAACGATGGATGGTCGGGATAAGAGTGGCCAAATACGGAAGACAATTGATGGAGAACTATAGAACCCTGGTCGACGAGCTCGCCCAAGAGGATCTCGATATATTGGCCCATGCCAGATCATGCTCCGTTAGCTCGATCGCTGTGCCAGCTCAGAATCAGACACAGTACAATACCATCAACGATAATGCTCGTCAATTCACGGAAAACTTCAGGCACAACGTGGAGGTGGCTATTACCAGACAATACGATGGCCAGAGGCAAATTTACAATTCTGAACAACGACAGAGTTATAACAATGATGGGAGACTGAGCAGAGCTAGCAGCTCCAGCTCCAGCGGATGTCTGTCTGATGGAGCGCCTAGCAGTTGCGAG GTAGCTTTCGAATGTGGCGAATTTCCAACGGGAACCATCAAAAGGAAACCTTCGATGAATCCAAAACTACCCCTTACATCTATAACGAGACAGTTGAAGGAAGTTGGAGAGACAGTTCGTGACGAGCCGGATTCCTGTCCAAGTCCAACGAGTTCCGGTTCTGGAACGTTAACCAGAAGGCATAGTCGAAGAAGAAGTGGTACCGACTCGGATGGGTCTGGAACGTTGAAGAGACACCATCGATCCGGAAACGCGACTCCGGTCAGTCCTGTACCTCCTGGTACACCAGTTAGAGAGCGAGCGAGTCCCATGGGATATAGTAGGTCGGAGAGTCAGGAATCGAAAACGCCTACCAGCCCGATACCAACTTGTATG ATGGATTCGATCACTTCCTTACCGCCACCGCCATCGCCGTCGAGAGTAGCCGAGGAAACAGAATCGGACAACGAGCCACTTCCTCCACCTCCGCCGGAAATGTTCCGATCGAATCTCTCTCTGGATTCATTGCCACCTCCTCCAGCTCCCGGTGAGCTTCCAATGTGCAATACTCCAGAACTCACCGGTTCTTCGTTGAGCCTGGCGTCCCTTCCGCCACCTCCGAGTCCTTTGGTGGGCGAAACAGGAACCATTCGGCGTGCACGACCGAAACAGTCCACCCCAACGAACTCCATCACTCCCGAGGGTACTCCAACGCATGCTCCATCAAGATCTACGAACAATCAGCAGATGTACTCGACTACGAACAACTTGCAGAACAACTCGAACAGCCAGAACTATAACACGAACTCACAGAACGTTCTTCACATAAACAACACTGCAAATTCAATGGCCTCACCGCACAGTTCCTATCCAGGATCCAACGCGAGCACACCGACCTACGCTCCGAGCTCGCCAAACTTCACTTCGCCTCCGCCATTCGTTCCTCCGCCAGCATACGGCACGCAACAGCACAACAGTTCCAGCCTCAGCAGACAAAACTCCAAGGTGGAGTCGCTGTACGGAACCCACCCAGGCGTTCACCAACACAACTCCACGGTGCAACCCATCAGGCCAAACCCGAACATGGACACCGTGCGACGAAGTGCCATGAAGCAAGGCTCGGGGCACTACGCGGCTCCGCCTTATCTAGCTGAGCTGAAAGCCGCTTCCAGCCCTCAGCCCCAACGCAGGGTGACCATCCAGGAACCACCCACCTCGCCGAAATCGAAGACGGGCACCGGTAAGAAGATCACGTTCAATCTTCCACCTCAGCAGGAACCGGGAAGTCCAGCTCTGCCCCAGAGGAAACCTATGCCACCGAGAAGATCGGACAGCACGAGGCTCACGTCTCCCAAGAAGCTCGCCGCATCCGACCAAGCGCCTCCCGGTGACTTCCTGAAGGATCTCCAGAGAGTGATGAGGAAAAAATGGCAGGTAGCTCAGAAGTGTAAGCTAGATTCCACCACTACCCCGCACGAGGTCCTCGGATTCCGTGATCCACCGCCTGCAGTGGCTGATTACAGAGAGACCAACGTTTCGAACTGGGTCCAGGAACACTACGGAGCTGATAACTTATACGAGAATGTCTATGCAACGGATCCACACGCACCTGTGGAGTACGCGTCCAGTCCGGCCAGGCAAGCGACCGTCAGGTTTGCCGACGAGAATCGCAGCATCAACATCGTGAACGCGATCGCCAGCAAGAGAAgaccaccaccaccgcctccgaaaagggcGGAGACCACGCATCTGACCACGACCAGGGCGATGCACTGA